The following proteins come from a genomic window of Pseudomonas syringae:
- a CDS encoding NAD(P)(+) transhydrogenase (Re/Si-specific) subunit beta translates to MSMNLVTLLYLIASICFIQALKGLSHPTTSRRGNLFGMLGMGLAVITTIGLVFKLAALSTAEGTSAGIGYIVVGLLVGGTAGSIMAKRVEMTKMPELVAFMHSMIGLAAVFIAIAAVVEPQSLGIVRHLGDAIPAGNRLELFLGAAIGAITFSGSVIAFGKLSGKYKFRLFQGAPVQFSGQHKLNLALGLATLFFGLTFMFTGSLTAFAIMLALAFVIGVLLIIPIGGADMPVVVSMLNSYSGWAAAGIGFSLNNSMLIIAGSLVGSSGAILSYIMCKAMNRSFFNVIGGGFGGATDSAGPAGAKEARPVKSGSADDATFLLTNADTVIIVPGYGLAVARAQHALKELTEKLVHRGVTVKYAIHPVAGRMPGHMNVLLAEAEVPYDQVFEMDDINSEFGQADVVLVLGANDVVNPAAKNDPKSPIAGMPILEAFKAKTIIVNKRSMASGYAGLDNELFYLDKTMMVFGDAKKVIEDMVKAVENA, encoded by the coding sequence ATGAGCATGAATCTGGTCACGCTGTTGTACCTGATCGCTTCGATCTGCTTTATTCAAGCGCTCAAGGGCTTGTCGCACCCGACCACCTCGCGCCGCGGCAACCTGTTCGGCATGCTCGGCATGGGCCTGGCGGTCATCACCACCATCGGTCTGGTGTTCAAGCTGGCGGCCCTGTCGACAGCGGAAGGCACCAGCGCAGGAATCGGCTACATCGTGGTCGGCCTGTTGGTGGGCGGTACGGCGGGCTCGATCATGGCCAAGCGGGTCGAGATGACCAAGATGCCGGAACTGGTGGCGTTCATGCACAGCATGATCGGTCTGGCAGCGGTGTTCATTGCCATCGCCGCCGTTGTCGAGCCGCAGTCACTGGGCATCGTTCGCCACCTGGGCGACGCCATTCCGGCGGGCAATCGTCTGGAACTGTTTCTCGGTGCTGCCATTGGCGCAATCACCTTCTCCGGTTCGGTGATCGCCTTCGGCAAGCTGTCGGGCAAGTACAAATTCCGCCTGTTCCAGGGCGCACCGGTACAGTTTTCCGGTCAGCATAAACTGAACCTTGCCCTTGGCCTCGCTACGCTGTTCTTCGGCCTGACCTTCATGTTCACCGGCAGCCTGACCGCCTTCGCGATCATGCTGGCACTGGCGTTCGTGATTGGCGTGCTGCTGATCATCCCGATTGGCGGTGCCGACATGCCGGTCGTGGTCTCGATGCTCAACAGCTACTCAGGCTGGGCGGCAGCCGGCATCGGATTTTCGCTGAACAACTCGATGCTGATCATCGCCGGTTCGCTGGTGGGTTCGTCGGGTGCGATCCTGTCTTACATCATGTGCAAGGCGATGAACCGCTCCTTCTTCAACGTAATCGGTGGCGGCTTCGGCGGCGCAACCGACTCGGCAGGCCCGGCGGGTGCCAAGGAAGCACGCCCGGTGAAGTCAGGTTCGGCAGACGATGCAACCTTCCTGCTGACCAACGCCGACACGGTGATCATCGTGCCGGGATACGGCCTGGCGGTGGCTCGCGCGCAACATGCGCTCAAGGAGCTGACGGAAAAGCTGGTGCATCGCGGCGTCACCGTGAAGTACGCCATTCACCCGGTGGCCGGACGCATGCCGGGGCACATGAACGTCCTGCTGGCCGAGGCCGAAGTGCCTTACGACCAGGTGTTCGAGATGGACGACATCAACTCCGAATTCGGCCAGGCCGACGTGGTGCTGGTGCTGGGCGCCAACGACGTCGTCAACCCGGCCGCCAAGAACGATCCGAAGTCGCCCATTGCCGGGATGCCGATCCTGGAAGCTTTCAAGGCCAAGACCATCATCGTCAACAAGCGCTCAATGGCCAGCGGCTACGCGGGGCTGGATAACGAGCTGTTCTATCTGGACAAGACCATGATGGTGTTCGGCGACGCCAAAAAGGTGATCGAGGACATGGTGAAGGCCGTCGAAAACGCCTAG